One genomic window of Choloepus didactylus isolate mChoDid1 chromosome 27, mChoDid1.pri, whole genome shotgun sequence includes the following:
- the ZNF784 gene encoding zinc finger protein 784 isoform X1, whose amino-acid sequence MAAARPEPPSQSSATPESRSPEPADLVRARKGLGGGSRQEEVLVPDDAHPTTPPGDLIEIQVVKVTDTTLVPEPPEPGSLHCALCPAAFRLVSELLFHEHGHLSGAEGGGQGGDPSRCHVCGHSCPGPASLRAHYSLHTGERPYRCPLCPRAFKALAPLLRHQHRHGVEPGTSRRSPEATAAQEQRPGVPQERSEVVMAAAAAGAAVGKPFACRFCAKPFRRSSDMRDHERVHTGERPYHCGVCGKGFTQSSVLSGHARIHTGERPFRCTLCDRTFNNSSNFRKHQRTHFHGPGPGLGDCGSQLGPVAEGPGSGCGAGNTLEEGCGETVKMKVEVDQ is encoded by the exons ATGGCCGCCGCGCGCCCGGAGCCCCCGAGTCAGAGCTCAGCGACCCCGGAGTCCCGTTCTCCGGAGCCTGCGGACCTGGTGCGGGCGAGGAAAGGCCTCGGCGGGGGCTCGAGGCAGGAGGAG GTCCTGGTGCCTGACGATGCCCATCCCACTACACCCCCGGGTGACCTCATCGAGATCCAGGTGGTGAAGGTGACGGATACCACACTGGTCCCTGAGCCCCCGGAGCCAGGCTCTCTTCACTGTGCCTTGTGTCCGGCTGCTTTCCGGCTGGTTTCCGAGCTGTTGTTCCATGAACACGGGCACCTGTCAGGGGCTGAGGGAGGCGGGCAGGGTGGGGACCCAAGCCGATGTCATGTGTGTGGCCACAGCTGCCCAGGGCCTGCCAGCCTCCGTGCCCACTACAGCTTGCACACGGGAGAGCGGCCCTACCGCTGCCCGCTCTGCCCCCGGGCCTTCAAGGCCTTGGCACCCCTGCTCCGGCACCAGCACAGACATGGCGTGGAGCCAGGGACCTCTCGCAGGTCTCCAGAAGCGACAGCGGCTCAAGAACAGAGGCCAGGGGTGCCCCAGGAGAGGTCGGAGGTGGtgatggcggcggcggcggcaggagCAGCGGTGGGGAAGCCTTTTGCTTGCAGGTTCTGTGCCAAACCGTTCCGCCGCTCCTCAGACATGCGTGACCACGAGCGGGTGCACACGGGCGAACGGCCGTACCACTGCGGTGTCTGCGGCAAGGGCTTCACCCAGTCCTCGGTGCTGAGCGGCCATGCCCGCATCCACACGGGTGAACGCCCTTTCCGCTGCACCCTCTGTGACCGCACTTTCAACAACTCCTCCAACTTCCGCAAGCACCAGCGCACCCACTTCCACGGGCCAGGGCCGGGGCTGGGAGATTGCGGAAGCCAGCTGGGACCGGTGGCTGAGGGGCCAGGGAGCGGGTGTGGGGCAGGAAACACCCTGGAAGAGGGCTGTGGGGAGACAGTGAAGATGAAAGTGGAGGTCGACCAGTAG
- the ZNF784 gene encoding zinc finger protein 784 isoform X2, with protein MAAARPEPPSQSSATPESRSPEPADLVLVPDDAHPTTPPGDLIEIQVVKVTDTTLVPEPPEPGSLHCALCPAAFRLVSELLFHEHGHLSGAEGGGQGGDPSRCHVCGHSCPGPASLRAHYSLHTGERPYRCPLCPRAFKALAPLLRHQHRHGVEPGTSRRSPEATAAQEQRPGVPQERSEVVMAAAAAGAAVGKPFACRFCAKPFRRSSDMRDHERVHTGERPYHCGVCGKGFTQSSVLSGHARIHTGERPFRCTLCDRTFNNSSNFRKHQRTHFHGPGPGLGDCGSQLGPVAEGPGSGCGAGNTLEEGCGETVKMKVEVDQ; from the exons ATGGCCGCCGCGCGCCCGGAGCCCCCGAGTCAGAGCTCAGCGACCCCGGAGTCCCGTTCTCCGGAGCCTGCGGACCTG GTCCTGGTGCCTGACGATGCCCATCCCACTACACCCCCGGGTGACCTCATCGAGATCCAGGTGGTGAAGGTGACGGATACCACACTGGTCCCTGAGCCCCCGGAGCCAGGCTCTCTTCACTGTGCCTTGTGTCCGGCTGCTTTCCGGCTGGTTTCCGAGCTGTTGTTCCATGAACACGGGCACCTGTCAGGGGCTGAGGGAGGCGGGCAGGGTGGGGACCCAAGCCGATGTCATGTGTGTGGCCACAGCTGCCCAGGGCCTGCCAGCCTCCGTGCCCACTACAGCTTGCACACGGGAGAGCGGCCCTACCGCTGCCCGCTCTGCCCCCGGGCCTTCAAGGCCTTGGCACCCCTGCTCCGGCACCAGCACAGACATGGCGTGGAGCCAGGGACCTCTCGCAGGTCTCCAGAAGCGACAGCGGCTCAAGAACAGAGGCCAGGGGTGCCCCAGGAGAGGTCGGAGGTGGtgatggcggcggcggcggcaggagCAGCGGTGGGGAAGCCTTTTGCTTGCAGGTTCTGTGCCAAACCGTTCCGCCGCTCCTCAGACATGCGTGACCACGAGCGGGTGCACACGGGCGAACGGCCGTACCACTGCGGTGTCTGCGGCAAGGGCTTCACCCAGTCCTCGGTGCTGAGCGGCCATGCCCGCATCCACACGGGTGAACGCCCTTTCCGCTGCACCCTCTGTGACCGCACTTTCAACAACTCCTCCAACTTCCGCAAGCACCAGCGCACCCACTTCCACGGGCCAGGGCCGGGGCTGGGAGATTGCGGAAGCCAGCTGGGACCGGTGGCTGAGGGGCCAGGGAGCGGGTGTGGGGCAGGAAACACCCTGGAAGAGGGCTGTGGGGAGACAGTGAAGATGAAAGTGGAGGTCGACCAGTAG
- the ZNF784 gene encoding zinc finger protein 784 isoform X3 encodes MGFTDSHTPDPRVLVPDDAHPTTPPGDLIEIQVVKVTDTTLVPEPPEPGSLHCALCPAAFRLVSELLFHEHGHLSGAEGGGQGGDPSRCHVCGHSCPGPASLRAHYSLHTGERPYRCPLCPRAFKALAPLLRHQHRHGVEPGTSRRSPEATAAQEQRPGVPQERSEVVMAAAAAGAAVGKPFACRFCAKPFRRSSDMRDHERVHTGERPYHCGVCGKGFTQSSVLSGHARIHTGERPFRCTLCDRTFNNSSNFRKHQRTHFHGPGPGLGDCGSQLGPVAEGPGSGCGAGNTLEEGCGETVKMKVEVDQ; translated from the exons ATGGGATTTACAGATTCCCACACTCCTGATCCGAGA GTCCTGGTGCCTGACGATGCCCATCCCACTACACCCCCGGGTGACCTCATCGAGATCCAGGTGGTGAAGGTGACGGATACCACACTGGTCCCTGAGCCCCCGGAGCCAGGCTCTCTTCACTGTGCCTTGTGTCCGGCTGCTTTCCGGCTGGTTTCCGAGCTGTTGTTCCATGAACACGGGCACCTGTCAGGGGCTGAGGGAGGCGGGCAGGGTGGGGACCCAAGCCGATGTCATGTGTGTGGCCACAGCTGCCCAGGGCCTGCCAGCCTCCGTGCCCACTACAGCTTGCACACGGGAGAGCGGCCCTACCGCTGCCCGCTCTGCCCCCGGGCCTTCAAGGCCTTGGCACCCCTGCTCCGGCACCAGCACAGACATGGCGTGGAGCCAGGGACCTCTCGCAGGTCTCCAGAAGCGACAGCGGCTCAAGAACAGAGGCCAGGGGTGCCCCAGGAGAGGTCGGAGGTGGtgatggcggcggcggcggcaggagCAGCGGTGGGGAAGCCTTTTGCTTGCAGGTTCTGTGCCAAACCGTTCCGCCGCTCCTCAGACATGCGTGACCACGAGCGGGTGCACACGGGCGAACGGCCGTACCACTGCGGTGTCTGCGGCAAGGGCTTCACCCAGTCCTCGGTGCTGAGCGGCCATGCCCGCATCCACACGGGTGAACGCCCTTTCCGCTGCACCCTCTGTGACCGCACTTTCAACAACTCCTCCAACTTCCGCAAGCACCAGCGCACCCACTTCCACGGGCCAGGGCCGGGGCTGGGAGATTGCGGAAGCCAGCTGGGACCGGTGGCTGAGGGGCCAGGGAGCGGGTGTGGGGCAGGAAACACCCTGGAAGAGGGCTGTGGGGAGACAGTGAAGATGAAAGTGGAGGTCGACCAGTAG